Genomic window (Pseudothauera hydrothermalis):
TTGTTGAGCGCGCGCATCTTGGCCTGAATGTCATCGACCTTGGCGGGACGGTCCAGCCAGTAGTAAGCCGGCATATTGGATTCCGGCACCACGTCACGCGGATTGAGCAGGTGGACTCGGTGCCATTCGTCGGAATAGCGTCCGCCGACTCGTGCCAAGTCCGGGCCGGTGCGCTTGGAACCCCACTGGAATGGATGGTCGTAGATGAACTCACCGGCCACCGAGTAGTGACCATAGCGCTCGGTTTCCGCGCGGAACGGACGAATCATCTGCGAATGGCAGTTATAGCAGCCCTCACGGATGTAGATGTCGCGACCGACCAGACGAACCGGGTCATAGGGTTTGACGTCGAGCGCGTTACCTTTCTGGTCGATTGCCTGGGTGGTCGACTTTTGGAAGAACAACGGAACGATCTCGACCAAACCGCCCACGCTGACGGTCAGCAGCGTAAGAACGATCATCAGGAATACGCTGCGCTCGATTTTGTCGTGCTTAGATTGAGCCATGTTGAATATCTCCGATTAGGCGTGAGCGGCAGCGGGAGCCACGACCGGCGCGTCGTACGCCTTCTCGCCCGCGATGGTCTTCACCATGTTGTAGAACATGATGAGCATGCCGGAGAGGAACAGGATGCCGCCCACCAGACGGATGGTCCAGAACGGATAGCTCGCTTTGACGCTTTCGACGAAAGAGTAGGTCAGCGTGCCGTCCGGGTTGGTGGCGCGCCACATCAAGCCCTGCATCACGCCGGCAATCCACATCGAGGCGATGTAGAGCACCACGCCAATGGTGGCCACCCAGAAATGGGTGTTGACCAGCTTGACGCTGTACATCTCGGTTTTGCCGTACAAGCGCGGCAGCAGGAAATAGATGGAGCCGATCGACACCATGGCCACCCAACCGAGCGCGCCAGAATGCACGTGACCCACGGTCCAGTCGGTGTAGTGCGACAGCGCATTGACCGTCTTCACCGACATCATCGGACCTTCGAAGGTCGACATGCCATAGAACGACAGCGAGGTGATCAGGAACTTCAGGATCGGGTCGGTGCGCAGTTTGTGCCAGGCGCCCGACAGGGTCATGATGCCGTTGATCATGCCACCCCACGAGGGTGCCAGCAGAATCAGCGAAAACAGCATGCCCAAGGACTGGGTCCAGTCAGGCAGCGCGGTATAGTGCAGATGGTGCGGGCCCGCCCACATGTAGGTGAAGATCAAGGCCCAGAAGTGCACCACCGACAGGCGGTAGGAATAGACCGGGCGGTCTGCCTGCTTGGGCACGAAGTAATACATCATGCCCAAAAAGCCTGCGGTGAGGAAAAAGCCCACCGCGTTGTGGCCGTACCACCATTGCACCATCGCGTCCTGAACACCGGCATAGGCGGAATAGGACTTGGTCAGGCTGACCGGAATGGCCGCGCTATTGACGATGTGCAGCAGTGCCACGGCGATGATGAAGGCGCCGAAGAACCAGTTGGCCACATAAATGTGGGAGACCTTGCGCTTGGCGATGGTACCGAAGAACACCACTGCGTAAGACACCCAGACCACTGCGATCAGCAGATCGATGGGCCACTCCAGCTCGGCGTACTCCTTGCCCGAGGTGAACCCCAGCGGCAGGGTGATGGCCGCAAGCACGATGATGAGTTGCCAACCCCAGAACGTAAACGCCGCAAGTCCAGGTGCGAACAGCGGGGTATGACAGGTCCGCTGCACGACATAGTAAGACGTGGCAAACAGCGCGCAGCCGCCGAACGCAAAGATCACCGCATTGGTATGCAGCGGGCGGAGGCGGCCGTATCCCAGCCATTCATGAACGCTCAGTTCAGGCCACACGAGCTGTGCTGCGACGATGACGCCGACCAGCATGCCCACGATGCCCCACACCACCGTCATGATGGCGAACTGGCGCACGACTTTGTAGTTATAAGTCGCTTGCGATTGCATGTGAGTCACCTCTTTGATTGAAAACCCCTTGTAGATCCCTCCGATTTCGCGGCAGCACCTCCGGAAATCGACCGGAGAAGGATACGCCGCGACCGGATCCTGAATTTGACGCAGATCAACATTGTATTGCAGCGCGATAAGCCGGAAAAGCGCGCCGGACCACGCATCCGGCCGAGCACACGGTGTTTGCGGCGAAAAAAAAGGGTGCGCATTGAACGCACCCCCAACCCCAACAGAGAGACAAAATCGGCGTTTGACCGGCACTCCATGTCTGCGGCTCACCGGCAAAAACCATGTTCAAAGTGTGCCTTAGTGGATCGGTGCTGCGTTGACGTAAATCAAATAAAACCGCTTTCGTCATGTCGTCTTTTTGGATTCCAGACCGCTTTGCCCGCCGTCCGCATCTTCCCCGTCCAAACCTATGTTCATTGACCCTGCCACTTCAGCGCCGTCCTTGGCCACCGGCGGATCGCGATCGTCCATGAGCAGCCGATAAGCCGGTCCTTCCAGGTCGTCGAACTGGCCCGAGCGCACTGACCACCAGAAAATCGCGCCGATGACAAAAACCAGCACCACCGAAAGCGGGATGAGAATGTAAAGACTGCCGAGCAAACCGTCCATCGAGACCCCGCCTCAAGACTTCAAGTCGAGCGCCGGTCGCCTTGCAGGCGCAGCGCATTGAGCACCACCAACAAAGAGCTGGCTGCCATGCCGATACCGGCCATCCAGGGGGTGATCAGTCCAAGCATGGCCAAAGGTACCGAGGTAAAGTTGTAGCAGAAAGACCACCACAAATTCTGCCGCACCACCGCCAGCGTACGGCGTGACAACGCGACAGCGCGTAACAAACCGGCCAGACTCTCGGACAACAGCACCACATCGGCCTGATTGCGTGCCAGATCGGTCCCCCCGCCCATGGCGATCGACACATGCGCCTGCGCCAGCACCGGCGCATCGTTGACGCCATCGCCCAGCATCGCGACCACGACACCCGGGTCTTGCTGACGACGCGCCACCCAGGCCTGCTTGTCCTGCGGAGTCATCGCGGCATGCGCTTGCGTGGCCCCAACCCGTTGCGCAACCGCCTGCACAGCGGCCGGTGAATCGCCAGACAGAATGACCGTCGGAATGCGCTCGCGAGCCAAACGAGCAAAAAGTTCGGGTGCGTCTTCGCGCACCGAGTCGGCCAACCGGAATAGCGCGATCCAGCCGCTCTGGCCGCCCAATGCCACCACCGTGGCGCCATCGGTCTCCAACTGTACCATCTCCGCCGGCAGCGGCTGTGCCGCCAGCTCGGCCACGAACGCCGGACGGCCGATGCGTAGCAGCCTCCCCTCGACACGCCCTTCCACGCCCTGCCCGGTCACCGCACGCAAAGCCTGGACGACCGGCAGATTCAGCCCCTCGGCCGCAAGCCGCACGCCGGCGGCAATGGCATGCTCGGACGCCTGTTCCAGCGCGCCCGCCAGCGCGCGCGCGCGAATCTCGTCACCACCGTCAAACACGACCACGCGATCGACCTGCATACGTCCGTGGGTCAAGGTGCCGGTTTTGTCGAACACGAAGCAATTGGCGCCCGCCAGTGCCTCAATGGCATGCCCGCGGGTGATCAACACCCCCATGCGCGCCAAGGTGTCGGTGGCCACGGTCAGCGCAGTCGGCGTAGCCAGCGACAATGCACACGGACAAGCCACTACCAGCACCGAGACGAACACCCACAAGGCACGCTCGGCATCGATGAATTGCCAAGCGATATAAGTCGCCGCAGCCAATAGCAGCAAGGCAATGATGAACACCCGCGCCACCCGGTCGGACTGGGTGGCAATGCGCGGCTTCTCGGCTGCGGCACGCTCCATCAACTGGCGGATGGCCGCCAGCCGGGTCGAATCGCCAACCTTTTGCACCTCAACCACCAGCGGGCTGGCAACGTTGATGCTGCCGCCGGTCACCTCTGCACCGGCCACCTTCGGCACCGGACGGCTCTCCCCGGTGAGCAAGGATTCATTGGCCTCACTTTTGCCTTCGATGACCACGCCATCGGCTGGAATCACCTCGCCGGGACGCACCCGCACCCGATCGCCAGGGGTAAGTTGCGACACCGGCACTTTCTCGGTCTGACCGTCGGCGGCGATCCGTTCGGCAAAAGCCGGCAGCACCTTGCCAAGCTCTTCGACACCACGTACCGCCTTCTGGCGTGCCAGCATTTCCAGATAGCGCCCGCACAGCAGGAAGAACACGAACATGGTCACCGAATCGAAATACACCTCGGGACCCTGCACCAACGTCGCCCACACACTGGCGGCAAATGCGCTGCCAACCCCGAGCGCCACCGGAACATCCATCCCCAGCCGACGCAGGCGCAGATCACGCAAGGCACGCTGGAAAAAAGGCGCCGCGGAATAAAACACCACCGGCAAAGTCAGCACCAGGCTCGCCCAGCGCATCAACTGCTCGATATCGGCGGTCATACTGCCATCGGCAGCCATATAGGCCGGGATGGCATACATCATCACCTGCATCATGCCAAAGCCGGCCACGAAGACCCGCCACAACATCGAGCGGCGCTCGCGGTGGGCGACTTGCTCGGAGCGCTCGGCGTCATACGGATAGGCGCGGTAGCCGATCGCTTGCACTGCAGCGAGAATCTCGGAGAGCTTGATTTCGCGCTCGTCCCAACGCACCCGCGCGCGCCGAGTGGCGTAATTGATGTCGACGCCGCGCACCCCGGGCTGGCGCGCTACGTGCTGCTCGTTGAGCCACACGCAGGCCGCACAAGTAATGCCTTCCAGAATCAGCGTAGCCTCCCTTTCGTGCTCGCCCACCGGACGCACAAAACTTTTCTGGAAATCCGGATGATCGAACAGCCCGAGCTCCTGCAGCGCCTGCGGCATCGCCTCACGGCGCGACTCGGGCATCGCATCACGGTGGCGGTAGTACTCGGTGAGCTGGTTGTCGACGATGGACTGCGCCACCGCCTGGCAACCCATGCAGCACATGCGCCGAGCACGGCCTTCGATCTGCACGTAATAGCGGGTTTCGGGCGGGATGGGCAGCCCGCAGTGGTAGCACTCGGCGTCCTCGACGACGGCGGGCGAAGCGATATCGCTGACAGTGTTCATTGACCAGGAACGAGACACCCGCACCGTTCCTCTTGAAAGACCCGGTCGGGAAAATGGGGAAGCGCACTTTTAGCACATTTCCTACCCCTGACCAATGCAGCGCAGCAAAGGTTTCAGGCGCGTTCAAACGGCCGGTGCTGCGCCGCCCCGGCCGCTGACCGGCAAACGCCTTACTTGGCCGCCATGCGGATGGCGCCATCCAGGCGAATCACCTCGCCATTGAGATAGCTGTTTTCGATGATGTGCCGTACCAAGGCGGCAAACTCAGCCGGCTTGCCCAGCCGCGCGGGGAAGGGAACCATCTTACCGAGCGACGCCTGCACCTCCTGCGGCATGCCCATCAGCATCGGGGTCTCCATGATCCCCGGAGCGATGGTCATCACCCGAATGCCATAGCGCGACAGCTCGCGCGCCACCGGCAGGGTCAGGCCGACAATGCCAGCCTTGGAGGCCGCATAGGCCGCTTGGCCGATCTGACCGTCGAAAGCCGCCACCGAGGCGGTGCTGACGATCACCCCGCGCTCACCCCCTTCATCGGCCTCGCCTTTGCTCATCGCCTCGGCAGCAAGGCGCATCATGTTGAAACTGCCCACCAGGTTGATTTGGATAGTGCGCGCAAAAGAATCCAAGCGATGCGCGCCCTCGCGCCCGACTACCTTCTCGGCCGGCGCCACGCCCGCACAATTGACCAGTCCATGCAAACCGCCAAAGCCACTGACCGCACGCTCGATCGCCGCCTTGGCGCTGACCTCGTCGGTCACGTCGGTTTTCACGAAGGCCGCTGCAGCGCCCAAAGCTGCCGCCACCTGCTCGCCGGCTTCTGCGTTGATATCGGCCAACACCACCTTGGCGCCGGCATCGACCAGCATCCGCGCGGTGGCCGCACCCAAACCGGAACCGCCGCCGGTGACCACGAACACTTTGTTGTCAATCCTCATTGCCTTTTCTCCTGCGTTCGGATGTGTGAATCGGAATCGGATACAGCGCGGACAGTAGTGTACGTTGACGTAAACGTCAAATCGAGTGCAGTCCCACACATCCAATGTTTTGTGTCTTGCTGCGGGCCAAAAGCAAAAAGGACAGCCTGTATGGGCTGTCCTTTTTGATGTCTGGTGCCGGCAATAGGAGTCGAACCTACGACCTTCGCATTACGAATGCGCTGCTCTACCAACTGAGCTATGCCGGCAAAGTCCGCGGACTATAGCGGAAAGCTGGGCAATCTTCAATCACCGCGGCAGGCGCGCACCCATGGCCCGATCGAGCATTGCAAGGCAAGCGCAAGTGCGATTGAGATGACCGCAACAGAACTCAAGTATTTTGCACCACGATGTTGGGGAATTTGTGGGTCATGTCTTTGGCTTTCTCGGCCACCCGCAGCGCCACTTTGCGGGCGATCTCACGGTAAATCGCGGCGATCCGCCCATCCGGGGCGGCCACCACGGTGGGGGTGCCGCCGTCGGCCTCTTGGCGTATTTGCAGATCCAGCGGCAGCGCGCCAAGGAAAGGGATGTTGTAATCCGCGCACAGCTTTTGCCCGCCGCCGGTGCCGAAAATGTGCTCCTCGTGGCCGCACTTGGAACAGATGTGGATGCTCATGTTCTCCACCACGCCGACCACCGGCACGCCGACCTTTTCGAACATCTTGATGCCCTTGCGCGCATCGAGCAGTGCAATATCCTGCGGCGTGGTCACGATCACTGCACCGGTCACCGGTACCTGCTGCGACAGGGTGAGCTGGATGTCACCAGTGCCTGGCGGCATGTCGATGACCAAATAATCCAGATCCTTCCAGTTGGTATCCTTGAGCAACTGATTGAGCGCCTGAGTGGCCATCGGCCCGCGCCACACCATTGGCGTATCCGGGTCTACCAGGAAGCCGATGGACATGGCCTGGATGCCATGCGCCTGCAACGGTTCCATATGTTTGCCGTCCAGCGACTGGGGACGCTCGTGACCGATGCCCAGCATCTGCGGCTGCGACGGACCATAGATGTCCGCATCCAAAATCCCAACCTGCGCGCCTTCGGCAGCCAGGGCCAGCGCCAGATTCACCGCGGTGGTGCTCTTACCCACGCCGCCCTTGCCGGAGGCCACGGCAATGATGTTCTTCACTCCGGGTAGCAGCTTCACGCCATGCTGAACCGCGTGCGCCACGATCTTGCTACAGACCTCCACCTCGACCGCGGTGACACCCGGCAACGCCGTCACCGCATCGGTGACCCGTTTGCGGATCAGATCGATCTGGCTGCGCGCCGGATAGCCAAGTTCCACATTGAAACGCACCTTGCCACCATCGACCGTCAGGTTGCGGATACAGCGGCTGCTGACGAAGTCCTTGCCGGTATTCGGATCGAGCACCGATTTCAGTGCCTCGTTGACATTCTCGACGCTCACGCTCATGGGTTCAGTCCTCTGATTCTGAGTAAGTCCGCCTCGGGCGGGTTGGCAGCGCAAAATGATACCGGAGCGCCAGCGCGCGCTCACCCTCGTAGGGGACGGGGTTTTATCGCTTCGGGGCGAAACGGGTAAGATCGCTGCCCATCCGTTACTCATCTCCCCCTCGATGCACAACGTTCGTTTGCTGATCCCCTTGTTTGCCAGCTTAGCCCTGCTTGCCGGCTGCGCCACGCCCAGCCGTCCCGTGGTCACAGCGGCCATAGGCGAAGCGCCGCGGGCCCAGCCGGCCATCGACTGGCCGGCGGTGCGCGCCACGCTTGCAGCGAACCTTGGCGCGCTGCCAGGCACCGCGGTTCAGGTGCGGGCCGATGGCAGTTTGCTGGTACGCATTCCGGCGGCCGAAGGCTTCGCGCCCAATCAGACCGAACCCCGTCCGATGCTGGCGTCCACGCTGCTCGGCCTGATTCCGGTGCTACAGGCCGAGCAGCTGACCGCGATACAGGTGATCGGACACACCGACAGCATGGGTAGCGAACTCCATAACCTCAGCCTATCGATTGCCCGCGCGGAAGCGGTCGTCGAGTTCCTCCGCCGTCAGGGGATTGCCCTGCTCAGACTATCGGCTGACGGCCGTGGCGAGAGCGAACCGATCGCCGATAACGACAGCCCCGCCGGCCGAGCGGCCAACCGAAGGATCGAACTCATCCTGCGCCCGCTTTACTAAACGCGACCGGCGGCAGCGGCTGTGCCAACGCCGAGGCGGCTGCCGTCACAAGAAGTGCTGCCGGCTAAGGGCGTCGTGCGGTGAGCGGCCTTTGTTAGAATCGGGCTTTTGGCCCGACCGATCGATCATGCACCGCAAAATTCTCGTAACCAACGCGCTACCCTACGCCAATGGCGATATCCACCTCGGCCACCTGGTGGGCTACATTCAGGCCGACATCTGGGTTCGCTTCCAACGGATGCGCGGCCACACGGTGCATTATGTTTGCGCGGACGACACCCACGGCACGCCGGTGATGTTGCGCGCCGAAAAAGAAGGTCTCACCCCTGAGCAGCTCATCGCCCGGGTGCATGGTGAGCACCTGCGCGATTTCACCGCCTTCGGCGTCGCCTTCGATCACTACCACTCCACCCACAGCCCGGAAAACCGCGCCTATGCCGAAGACATCTACGGCAAGCTGAAGGCGGCCGGACTGATCGATATCCGCGCCATCGAGCAGTTTTACGATCCGGTCAAGAACATGTTTTTGCCGGACCGTTTCATCAAGGGTGAGTGTCCCAAATGCGGCGCAGCCGACCAGTATGGCGACAACTGCGAGGTGTGCGGCGCGGCCTATGCCCCCACCGAACTCAAAAACCCCTATTCCGCGGTCTCGGGCGCCAAGCCGGAACTGCGCACTTCGGAGCATTACTTTTTCCGCCTGTCGGACGCGCGCGCGGTGGATTTTCTGCGCGAGTGGACGCGCGGCGTCAACGCTGCCGGACAGCGCCGCCTGCAGATGGAGGCGGCTAACAAGATGAAGGAATGGCTGGGCGAGGAAGGCGAGAACAAGCTCACCGACTGGGACATCTCGCGGGATGCGCCCTATTTTGGATTCGAAATCCCGGATGCGCCCGGCAAATACTTCTATGTCTGGCTGGATGCGCCGATCGGCTATCTAGCCAGTTTCCGCCATCTGGCCGACAAGCGGGGCGATATCGCGGTGGAAGACTACATCGACGCCGCTCGTGCCGAAGCGGCCGGGACCGAGATGGTGCATTTCATCGGCAAAGACATCCTTTATTTCCACGCCCTGTTCTGGCCGGCGATGCTCAAATTTGCCGGCTACCGCACGCCCAGCCAGTTGTGCGTCAACGGTTTTCTAACCGTCGATGGCGCCAAGATGAGCAAAAGCCGCGGCACCTTCATCACCGCGCGCTCTTACTTGGAACAAAAGCTCAATCCCGAGTGGCTGCGCTACTACTTTGCCGCCAAGTCCAACGGCAGCATGGAGGACCTCGACCTCAACCTCGACGATCTGATCGCCAAGGTCAATGCCGACCTGATTGGCAAATATGTCAACATCGCCAGCCGCTGCGCCGGATTCATCACCAAGCGCTTCGACGGCAAGCTGGGCGCCAGCGACCCGCGCGCCACCGGCGAGTTCGAAACCGCCTTCGAGGCGGCGATCATCGCCCGCGCTTACGAAGAACGCGACTACGGCCGGGCGCTGCGCGAAATCATGCGGCTGGCCGACCTGGCCAATCAGTACGTGAATGACCACAAGCCGTGGGAGCTGGCCAAAGAGGCGAGCCAGCAGACAGCGCTGCACACGGTGTGCAGCACTGCGCTGACCCTGTTCCGCGACCTCACCCTGTATCTCAAGCCGGTATTGCCTGCGCTGGCTGCGCAGGTCGAAGCCTTTTTGAATATCGAACCGCTGACCTGGAATGCCGGCTGGCATCCGCTGCCGGCCGGACACGCGATCAAACCTTATCAACACCTGATGACTCGGGTGGAACGCAAGCAGATCGATGCGCTGCTGGAAGCCAACCGCGAATCGCTCGCCCCGGCCGCAGCCAAGCCGGCGGATGCTGCCAAAACCGCCAGCTCGCCACAGCGCCATGCGGAAAAGCAGCAGCACGCCGCACAGACCACCGAAACCGCAACGGCGCACATCTCCATCGACGACTTCACCAAGGTCGACCTGCGCATTGCCAGAATCGTCGACGCCCAGCATGTCGACGGCGCCGACAAGCTGATCCGCCTGTCGCTTGACATCGGCGAAACCGACGAGGCCGGCAACCCAAAGCTCCGTCAGGTGTTTGCCGGCATCAAGTCGGCCTACGACCCGGCTGCGCTGGTCGACCGCCTCACTGTGATGGTCGCCAACCTCGCGCCGCGCAAAATGAAGTTCGGCATCAGCGAAGGCATGGTGTTGGCCGCCTCCGACCCGGACGGCAAGAGCGGCGGCCTCTACATCCTGTCACCAGACGTGGGCGCCGCGCCCGGCATGCGGGTCAAATGAGCCGCCGATGCCTCTGACCCTTTCCAAGCGCTGGATCGTGCATCAACGCAACGGCTTCGGACGACTCGTCGGTCCGACCGTCGCGCGCATGCTCAGCCCACGCTTGGAAACGTTCAGGAGGCATCATGATTGCATTTCGCCCCAAACTGCTTGACACCCTGCCCGGCTACGACCGCGCAGGCTTTGTTGCCGATCTCTCGGCCGGCATCACTGTC
Coding sequences:
- the ccoO gene encoding cytochrome-c oxidase, cbb3-type subunit II, which translates into the protein MAQSKHDKIERSVFLMIVLTLLTVSVGGLVEIVPLFFQKSTTQAIDQKGNALDVKPYDPVRLVGRDIYIREGCYNCHSQMIRPFRAETERYGHYSVAGEFIYDHPFQWGSKRTGPDLARVGGRYSDEWHRVHLLNPRDVVPESNMPAYYWLDRPAKVDDIQAKMRALNKVGLHKYSEEEIAAAPAAVEGLTELDAVIAYLQGLGTALQNVR
- the ccoN gene encoding cytochrome-c oxidase, cbb3-type subunit I, translating into MQSQATYNYKVVRQFAIMTVVWGIVGMLVGVIVAAQLVWPELSVHEWLGYGRLRPLHTNAVIFAFGGCALFATSYYVVQRTCHTPLFAPGLAAFTFWGWQLIIVLAAITLPLGFTSGKEYAELEWPIDLLIAVVWVSYAVVFFGTIAKRKVSHIYVANWFFGAFIIAVALLHIVNSAAIPVSLTKSYSAYAGVQDAMVQWWYGHNAVGFFLTAGFLGMMYYFVPKQADRPVYSYRLSVVHFWALIFTYMWAGPHHLHYTALPDWTQSLGMLFSLILLAPSWGGMINGIMTLSGAWHKLRTDPILKFLITSLSFYGMSTFEGPMMSVKTVNALSHYTDWTVGHVHSGALGWVAMVSIGSIYFLLPRLYGKTEMYSVKLVNTHFWVATIGVVLYIASMWIAGVMQGLMWRATNPDGTLTYSFVESVKASYPFWTIRLVGGILFLSGMLIMFYNMVKTIAGEKAYDAPVVAPAAAHA
- the ccoS gene encoding cbb3-type cytochrome oxidase assembly protein CcoS, producing the protein MDGLLGSLYILIPLSVVLVFVIGAIFWWSVRSGQFDDLEGPAYRLLMDDRDPPVAKDGAEVAGSMNIGLDGEDADGGQSGLESKKTT
- a CDS encoding heavy metal translocating P-type ATPase — translated: MNTVSDIASPAVVEDAECYHCGLPIPPETRYYVQIEGRARRMCCMGCQAVAQSIVDNQLTEYYRHRDAMPESRREAMPQALQELGLFDHPDFQKSFVRPVGEHEREATLILEGITCAACVWLNEQHVARQPGVRGVDINYATRRARVRWDEREIKLSEILAAVQAIGYRAYPYDAERSEQVAHRERRSMLWRVFVAGFGMMQVMMYAIPAYMAADGSMTADIEQLMRWASLVLTLPVVFYSAAPFFQRALRDLRLRRLGMDVPVALGVGSAFAASVWATLVQGPEVYFDSVTMFVFFLLCGRYLEMLARQKAVRGVEELGKVLPAFAERIAADGQTEKVPVSQLTPGDRVRVRPGEVIPADGVVIEGKSEANESLLTGESRPVPKVAGAEVTGGSINVASPLVVEVQKVGDSTRLAAIRQLMERAAAEKPRIATQSDRVARVFIIALLLLAAATYIAWQFIDAERALWVFVSVLVVACPCALSLATPTALTVATDTLARMGVLITRGHAIEALAGANCFVFDKTGTLTHGRMQVDRVVVFDGGDEIRARALAGALEQASEHAIAAGVRLAAEGLNLPVVQALRAVTGQGVEGRVEGRLLRIGRPAFVAELAAQPLPAEMVQLETDGATVVALGGQSGWIALFRLADSVREDAPELFARLARERIPTVILSGDSPAAVQAVAQRVGATQAHAAMTPQDKQAWVARRQQDPGVVVAMLGDGVNDAPVLAQAHVSIAMGGGTDLARNQADVVLLSESLAGLLRAVALSRRTLAVVRQNLWWSFCYNFTSVPLAMLGLITPWMAGIGMAASSLLVVLNALRLQGDRRST
- a CDS encoding 3-hydroxyacyl-CoA dehydrogenase, coding for MRIDNKVFVVTGGGSGLGAATARMLVDAGAKVVLADINAEAGEQVAAALGAAAAFVKTDVTDEVSAKAAIERAVSGFGGLHGLVNCAGVAPAEKVVGREGAHRLDSFARTIQINLVGSFNMMRLAAEAMSKGEADEGGERGVIVSTASVAAFDGQIGQAAYAASKAGIVGLTLPVARELSRYGIRVMTIAPGIMETPMLMGMPQEVQASLGKMVPFPARLGKPAEFAALVRHIIENSYLNGEVIRLDGAIRMAAK
- the apbC gene encoding iron-sulfur cluster carrier protein ApbC, encoding MSVSVENVNEALKSVLDPNTGKDFVSSRCIRNLTVDGGKVRFNVELGYPARSQIDLIRKRVTDAVTALPGVTAVEVEVCSKIVAHAVQHGVKLLPGVKNIIAVASGKGGVGKSTTAVNLALALAAEGAQVGILDADIYGPSQPQMLGIGHERPQSLDGKHMEPLQAHGIQAMSIGFLVDPDTPMVWRGPMATQALNQLLKDTNWKDLDYLVIDMPPGTGDIQLTLSQQVPVTGAVIVTTPQDIALLDARKGIKMFEKVGVPVVGVVENMSIHICSKCGHEEHIFGTGGGQKLCADYNIPFLGALPLDLQIRQEADGGTPTVVAAPDGRIAAIYREIARKVALRVAEKAKDMTHKFPNIVVQNT
- a CDS encoding OmpA family protein; translated protein: MHNVRLLIPLFASLALLAGCATPSRPVVTAAIGEAPRAQPAIDWPAVRATLAANLGALPGTAVQVRADGSLLVRIPAAEGFAPNQTEPRPMLASTLLGLIPVLQAEQLTAIQVIGHTDSMGSELHNLSLSIARAEAVVEFLRRQGIALLRLSADGRGESEPIADNDSPAGRAANRRIELILRPLY
- the metG gene encoding methionine--tRNA ligase — encoded protein: MHRKILVTNALPYANGDIHLGHLVGYIQADIWVRFQRMRGHTVHYVCADDTHGTPVMLRAEKEGLTPEQLIARVHGEHLRDFTAFGVAFDHYHSTHSPENRAYAEDIYGKLKAAGLIDIRAIEQFYDPVKNMFLPDRFIKGECPKCGAADQYGDNCEVCGAAYAPTELKNPYSAVSGAKPELRTSEHYFFRLSDARAVDFLREWTRGVNAAGQRRLQMEAANKMKEWLGEEGENKLTDWDISRDAPYFGFEIPDAPGKYFYVWLDAPIGYLASFRHLADKRGDIAVEDYIDAARAEAAGTEMVHFIGKDILYFHALFWPAMLKFAGYRTPSQLCVNGFLTVDGAKMSKSRGTFITARSYLEQKLNPEWLRYYFAAKSNGSMEDLDLNLDDLIAKVNADLIGKYVNIASRCAGFITKRFDGKLGASDPRATGEFETAFEAAIIARAYEERDYGRALREIMRLADLANQYVNDHKPWELAKEASQQTALHTVCSTALTLFRDLTLYLKPVLPALAAQVEAFLNIEPLTWNAGWHPLPAGHAIKPYQHLMTRVERKQIDALLEANRESLAPAAAKPADAAKTASSPQRHAEKQQHAAQTTETATAHISIDDFTKVDLRIARIVDAQHVDGADKLIRLSLDIGETDEAGNPKLRQVFAGIKSAYDPAALVDRLTVMVANLAPRKMKFGISEGMVLAASDPDGKSGGLYILSPDVGAAPGMRVK